TATTGCAGAAGTTATAACGCATCACTACACGCAAAACATTGATTTACGTGATGCTAAAACAGTATTAAGTAATAGCGGAACAGCTATCATGGGATCTGCGTCAGCGTCTGGTCAAAACCGTGCACATGAAGCGATCTCTAAAGCATTAGATTCACCTCTATTAAATGATAATAAAATTACTGGTGCCAAAAACGTATTGTTGCTAATCGTTTCTGGAGCTCAAGAAATTACTATTGATGAGATAGGAGAAATTAATGATCATATTCAGAATGAAGCTGGTCATGGTGCCAATATTATTATGGGAGTTGGTGAAGATGATACACTTGAAGAATCAATTGCTGTAACAATTATTGCAACGGGTTTTGATGTTGAGCAACAAAACGAAATTTCAAATACCGAAACAAAAAAAGTGATCCATGCTTTGGAAGATGACCATAATGTGGAGCAAGATTTAAATAAAGAAAAAGAGGAAACACCTGCGGTTATTTTACCAACGATAGAGTTAGAGGTTAAAAAAGAAGCGCCTAAAGCAGTGGTCCATACTTTAGATTTAGAAGAAGATACGGATGATCAGTTGTCTGCTTTTGAAATGGCACAGGTTAATAAGCAAAGAACTGTAAATTATCAAGATTTGGATTTAATTCCGACTAGTGAGTTTATCAAAAATATAGATGTTAACTATTCTGAAGTTGATGTTATTGTAGACGAAACAGAAGAGTTTACTATTACAGATACTAGTGTTAATAATATTGAAGTTGCTAAAGTAGAAGAAGAAAAAAAGCAACAAATAACATTAAGTTTTGATTTACCATTATCAGAGCCTGTAATCGAAGCTGCCGAAACAGAAGAGCGTCCTGTTGTTATGAATCTGTCAGATGATGTTAACAATATAACAGTTAATGATTTTGTTGAAATTGTTCCGGTAACAGAAAACACAGAAAAAGGAGAAGTTAGATATGCGCTTGATGATTATGAAGAGGTAGATTCGGTAATTAATAAAGTAGCAGAACCTAAAGTTGATAAAGAAGTTGTTTTTGAAAGAAAAGTGGTTGAAAATGATGAGGTGAACGCCGATGCGGATGCTGATGTAGATCCAATGAATACACCAATTTCAGAATTACTTAAAAGTAGAGCTGACGAGCGAAGAAAAAAAATGAAGAATTTTAATCATAAATTCAATAGCTCAAAAATTGAAGATATAGAAAAGATTCCAGCCTATAAGCGTCAAGGTTTAGAGTTGGACGATAGACTGCATTCTTCGGACAATAATATTTCTAGAACCTCATTAGGTGTTGATGATAATGATGATATACAATTAAGAAGTAATAATTCTTTTTTACATGATAATGTAGATTAGTACGTTTTTAAAATTAAATTAACCTCAAATTAGTTTGGGTTTTATTTAAAGGATAATCCATTTTAACCCGAAAAGCCCCTCAAGCTTCTCGGGTTTTTATTTGGAATATTTTAAGAGGTAACAAGACCTCTAAACAGGCTAAAACTAAATACTATTTATTATCTTCGTACCTCAAAATATAAGACATGAGTTTATCTACAGACCTAATGACTGCCTTAAAGGAGGCAATGAAAAGTAAAAATACAGTGGCACTAACAGCTTTAAGAGCGGTTAAATCGGAAATACTATTAGCGCAGACAGAAAGTGGTGCAAAACTAGAATTAACAGAAGAGCAAGAGCTTAAAATACTTCAAAAGCAAGTTAAGCAACGTAAAGATAGTGCGGCAATATTTTTAGAGCAAAATCGTGAAGATTTAGCAGCTCCGGAATTGGCAGAAGCAGAAGTTATTTCTCAGTTTTTACCGGAAGCTATGAGTGAGGAAGAGGTGACTAAAGTTGTTGAGGCAGTGATTGCTAAAACAGGTGCAGAGGGTATGAAAGATATGGGTAAAGTTATGGGAATGGTTAGTGGTCAATTAGCAGGTAAGGCTGATGGAAAAACAATATCTAATATTGTAAAAGCAAAATTGTCATAAATAATTTGGCCTCGTAGTTCAACTGGATAGAATATCAGATTTCGGCTCTGATGGTTGGGGGTTCGAATCCCTTCGAGGTCACTGAAAGGGAATTTTCAATATTATTTTGAAAATTCCCTTTTTTGTTTTCGATTAATTCCATTGATATGCTTGAGGTCAGAGTGAAAACAGCAAATTAATAATAACAATATGAAAAAACACTATTTACTATAACAGTATTATTGATTGCTATAAGTTTAAGTGCTCAAAATGTTTTTAATACAACAGGACATGCTATTTTAGACGGTAATTCCTTTAAAATTGTAACTCCAATTACAGTAGGTGGTTGGGCTAGAGGTGTTAGCCACTATAATCGCAGTGATATTAATACAAGTATTGGAGGCTATGGAATGTTAGGGTCTGGGGAGACTTCAATACACTATTTGTATATGGCACATGGGGCGTCTCCTTGGTCTAGTAAATTAGGTGTTTATATAAAAACTAATGGGTTTACTGGTATTGGGACCCCAAGTCCAAATACAAATTTAGAAGTATTGAGCGGTGATAATGATGGAAGTAATCCTCCAGTATTACGATTGACAAGTAATGATATTGATGCAGTAAACAATCAATTACTAGGAGAAATTCAATTTTATAATGGAGATTTAGACGGTAAACATGTGAGTTCTTTTATAAGAAGTTTAGCTGCTGAAACTTATGGTAGAAAAGGGCAGCTTGTTTTTGGTACCTC
This portion of the Olleya sp. Bg11-27 genome encodes:
- a CDS encoding GatB/YqeY domain-containing protein, producing MSLSTDLMTALKEAMKSKNTVALTALRAVKSEILLAQTESGAKLELTEEQELKILQKQVKQRKDSAAIFLEQNREDLAAPELAEAEVISQFLPEAMSEEEVTKVVEAVIAKTGAEGMKDMGKVMGMVSGQLAGKADGKTISNIVKAKLS
- the ftsZ gene encoding cell division protein FtsZ; this encodes MSSNNEFENISFDLPKNQSNVIKVIGVGGGGSNAINHMFLQGIKGVDFVICNTDAQALQNSGVPNKIQLGLNLTEGLGAGANPDVGEQSAVESFDDLQRMLDTNTKMIFITAGMGGGTGTGAAPIIAKMAKDLDILTVGIVTMPFQFEGKMRNEQAQEGIERLRKEVDSLVVINNNKLREVYGNLGFKAGFSKADEVLSTAARGIAEVITHHYTQNIDLRDAKTVLSNSGTAIMGSASASGQNRAHEAISKALDSPLLNDNKITGAKNVLLLIVSGAQEITIDEIGEINDHIQNEAGHGANIIMGVGEDDTLEESIAVTIIATGFDVEQQNEISNTETKKVIHALEDDHNVEQDLNKEKEETPAVILPTIELEVKKEAPKAVVHTLDLEEDTDDQLSAFEMAQVNKQRTVNYQDLDLIPTSEFIKNIDVNYSEVDVIVDETEEFTITDTSVNNIEVAKVEEEKKQQITLSFDLPLSEPVIEAAETEERPVVMNLSDDVNNITVNDFVEIVPVTENTEKGEVRYALDDYEEVDSVINKVAEPKVDKEVVFERKVVENDEVNADADADVDPMNTPISELLKSRADERRKKMKNFNHKFNSSKIEDIEKIPAYKRQGLELDDRLHSSDNNISRTSLGVDDNDDIQLRSNNSFLHDNVD